The Malus domestica chromosome 13, GDT2T_hap1 genome includes a window with the following:
- the LOC139190714 gene encoding uncharacterized protein — MTRSSQTIRANILDFDDDFERKLRRVRNQQEHHPPNSESDLEENVQEEEEEATAGIFEEVQGMAMDNRTLKELSASGLDNAAPLCIQYPVAAQGKTDEFELKSSLLHHIPKYHGLSMEDPNKHLKEFEVVCSSMTPINVDGSILKMKAFPFSLMDKAKDWLYELAPGTVTSWESMKRAFLEKFFPTSRIILLRKKIGGIQQEEGESFPTYYERFKSLVASCPQHQMKEELLLQYFYEGLLPLERQMLDASAGGALVDKTPMAAKVLIANKALNAQQYEGVGQRGPPRHQVHEVSATSDLHSQLANLTSIVSQMAEGMKMQGPVICGVCSIQGHVSEKCPQLIENGGWESANAIGFQSQNQSRHDPYSNTYNPGWRDHPNFMWRDPQQPQN, encoded by the coding sequence atgactagaagctctcaaacgattcgtgcgaacatcttggattttgacgacgattttgagaggaagttgagaagagttagaaaccagcaagaacaccatccaccaaattccgaatctgaccttgaagaaaacgtacaagaagaggaggaggaagccacggcagggatatttgaagaagtccaaggcatggccatggacaatcgtacactcaaggagctttccgcctcgggtttggataatgccgcacccttgtgcatccaataccccgtggctgcccaaggtaagacagacgagtttgaattaaagtcaagtttgctccatcatattcctaaataccatggcttgtccatggaagatcctaacaaacatttgaaagaatttgaagtagtttgctctagtatgactcccatcaatgttgacggaagtatcttgaagatgaaggcttttccattctctttgatggataaagccaaggattggttatacgagttagctcccggcactgtcacttcttgggagagtatgaagagagcgttcttggagaagttctttccaacttctcgcatcatcctcctacgcaaaaagataggcggaattcagcaagaagaaggtgagtctttccctacatattatgaacgatttaaatcacttgttgcttcttgtccacagcatcagatgaaggaggagttgcttttgcaatacttctacgagggtctcctacctctagaacgtcaaatgcttgatgcttcggcggggggagcattggtggacaaaacacccatggctgccaaggtcttgattgctaataaagcgttgaacgctcaacagtacgagggtgtaggccaaagaggacccccacggcaccaagtacatgaggtaagtgcaacttccgatcttcattcacaattggctaatcttacttctattgtttcacagatggccgagggaatgaagatgcaaggacctgtgatatgtggcgtatgttctatccaaggacatgtctccgaaaaatgtcctcaactcatcgagaatggcggatgggagagtgcgaatgccattgggtttcaaagccaaaatcagtcaagacatgatccatactccaacacatataatccggggtggcgagaccacccaaatttcatgtggagggatccccaacaacctcaaaactaa